Part of the Zingiber officinale cultivar Zhangliang chromosome 6A, Zo_v1.1, whole genome shotgun sequence genome, TTTACTTTTGACTAATATTAATATTACTatacataaaatatattttaatttttaaaataaaatttaatttaattctagaaatttattaaatcttaaattaagatCAATCTCAATCATTTAAAATTCTGAAGCGTTAGTTCAGTCGGGCGAAAACAAACTATGGAGATCTGTCGCCACGTTGAGGAATAACCGAGTTCGGTTGAGCGGAGGAGTACTTAGCTGAGCAACTAACTCGCTCGGCCCAGCAAATGGATCGCTGACGCATTCTTCGGGGAGATAGTACCGCTGACACAAGACATAGTTAACAGGCGAATCGTACGACAGAAGTTTttactgtcttgtcagggatatgcatatCAAGTTAAGGcatggtgtcagagacactttcttGACATGCTCTTTCATAGGACAAATTGGATAACGTGTCCACGTCTCGAAAGAAATGCGCACATCACaatactatataaagggggtctataCATCGGCGGAAGTACGTATTATTTACCGTTTGTGCGTGTGCTACTTTTGTTTCGTCTTTTTCTTTTTGCTGGTGactaatttgagcgtcggaggaccaatgCTGAGATTCTTTCCCTGACTCAATATTAATATTTCTTGTGTTTATAGAGTGAAATGAGGTGTACATCCAATCAACATAATAATTACATCTTaacatgtcctttcataggacaaattGGAGAATGTGTCCACGTCTCGAAAGAAATGTTCACATCACaatactatataaaggggggtctatACATCGACGGAAATACGCATTATTCACTATTTGTGCTTGTGCTACTGTTGTTTCGTCTTCTTCTTTTTGTTGATGACTAATTTGAACGTCGGAGGACCAACGCTGAGATTCTTTCCCTGACTTAACATTAATATTTCTTGTATTTATAGAGTGAAATGAGATGTACATCTAATCAACATAATAATTACATCCTAACAAGTTATGTTCATAATTTTAAGATAGGATCATATCTGAATTTAAAAACTtcttaattttgatattttttacatCGACTCAATTGAGTtgacaatttaaatttatttttcccgTACACTTATCGGACACGAGAATCGGACTGATAAAATTTCCCCATGATATATACCAAACAAAAAAACTATAGATATTCATTGCGTGTGAAAAAGTAGAGGTGACTCCTTTTAACCTGCGAATATAAGGAAACAAGTTAAAGGGTGCCAAGGCCACTTTATTAAAGCTTTAAAAGGTAGCGGTAAtaattagaaagaaaattaaaagatGATGTTTTTAAAGCTGCCTCCGTTTTTTGATCTGCCAAAAGAATGATCCTTCTTCTCTTGATTGTACGCAACtcaactttgtttttttttcaataaaaaaaatttgactGAAACAATATACTTTCCTGATTTTTTTCCcaaaaatttcttaaataatttttataaatattttccaGAATAAATCAGTCAAACTCAGATTTCTTGtcgttcttttttttaaaaaaaaaattaaaggccCAAAAATGCCCCACTCCCTCTTTAAAATTCCCACCATTTCTGATCTTCCAGCAATGCTATCGAACCAGACGATGCGGCTGCTCGTTGGCTACGATCCGTTGGATTCGGATCTTAGAAAATTGGACGGAGACGATGtgtcctccctctccctctctttcagGGAGATAGCCCTTGACGTTCGCGGTAGAGCCGACGGCGGTGAGGTTCAGGTCCACGACGGAGTGATCACCTCTCCTCCGGACGATTCCTTTCAATTCTTGTGTGCTGCTGGCGATAACTGTTTGGCCGATGACGTCTTCCTCGGCTGGAAGCTCATCTCTCTCGACCCTCGCCCGCTGCTGCCTTGGAAGCCCCTCGCGGAGCATTGCCGTCCCCAATCAGGCATCGCGGCGGATCACCGGAGGCTGAGTCGGCGTTCATCGGAGAAGATCAGGAAAGCCTCGTCTCCGGAGAAGCTGCCGCCGAGATGGTTTCTGTTGGCGGCGGGGCCGATGAGGGTCTCTGCGGCGATGCGGATGGAGGAGCTTAGGAGCCGGAAGAGGAGGCAGAGAGCGGAGGCGGCGGAGAATACCGATCGCTGGAGGAGAGGGTCGTGGAGGGTGATCCAGTCGCTGAGCTGCAACGCGGCGGAGAGCACGGCCGTAGGCCCGCCGGCGCTTCAGCTCGCGTCGCACGTGCGGCGTCTGAATGCCGCTCGCTAGATTCGATTCAACATCACGGTCCAGATTGAACCGGTTCAGCccggtccagaccgatcagagcattCTCCGCGAGTAGATATGATTCACTCGTGTTTTTGTCCCTCTTGACTCTGATGGGAACTCTCTAAATTTAAACTCAATGGAATTATTCGTTGAGCTGATCGATAATCTGGTTGGAATGCTGAACAAGAACTTCGAGACATTTTTGAATATttgatttaaaacttaaattcattaattgtccaaaataaaatttaatagacGCCACAAGACTAGTTATTTCTGAATTTCTCTGCGTATTTGCCTTCTTCGTGTCAGTTTTTTGCCTCTGTCAATGTCGGAAGATCATCTTGCTTCCCTGCTCTCTGCCATTGGGCTATTTAGCTCCGAAGAGGACGCTCCCTCCTCTCCTGAAGCAGCGCTGAACAGCGAGTGATTCGATACGCTCTCCGGACTCTGTGAGCCAGTCGCCGGAATTTGATCACCGCCTAAAGCGCCGTTCTCATCCCTCTTCGACGTAGGACAAGATGGAGGTTCTTCCACGTCGTGATAGTGCTTCAGTAAGGCCACCGTCTTCCTCCACAAAGTGGTCTCCGTCGAAGCCGCTTCCTGCAGCCCATTTCGCTCAACGTAGATGAATCTGGCCAGGAAGATGATCAAAGCCGCCGCCGAGACGACGCCGGTGATGACGAAGAGGCCGGCGAAGTCATGGAGCGCTAAGCTCGACGAGCTGCTGCCGCTGCTTTTGCTTGTGGAGTTCTTCGGAAAGCCAAACCATTTCGACTCGATGAGTGCCAGCTCTCTGGCCTCTGTCGCGTTCAGTATCGCCCTCGATATGTCCGGGACAAGCGGCGAGCCTTGAGGGAACACCTGTTGAGCAAAAGGCCGATCAGTTCTTAACTTCTGGAAATCCATCTCTAATTCTGGGTGTGGAGAGCTTACGAAGCCGAAGCCATCGGTCTTGTAGGTTGGGCCGACCATGGTGAAATCATCGGGGTGTTGGTACAGGAAGAGCTTTAGGTAAGGTATCTCGTCGAACACCGCGTCGACGCCTCCCCTGGCGCTGCCTTTCGCCAAGGCGTCCGCGTACTGATCCGATGTGCTGTAGTTCCTCAGCTTGCTCGCGTGGATTCCCATCCTCTCCAGCATCCCGACAACGTAGGAGCCGTCCTGGTGGCCGACGAAAGCGCCGGTGGCTAGCAACTGGTCCACGTTCGTCACCGTCGGTTGCAGCTGCCGCACAGTGAGCGTCGACGTCAGGCTCGCCGTATAGCTCGACGTCAGTACCAGTACCACGAACGAGAAGACGATCACCGCGAACCTCGACAGGTTGCTCGTCAACCTCTCCGCTGAATCAATATCGTAAACAGTTGATGGACACCCAATTAGTGAAAAAAAGGAGGTAAAGGCAGCTTTTTTTACCGTGTGCGAAGAAGGCAATAGAGAAAACGTAGTAGAAGACGGTGCCCAGTTGCTGGAACGGCGTGCCGGGAAACTCCTCGATGTTGCGGCGCTCGATCATCCACAGCATGAATCCGGTGAGCACGAACACGGCGAAGATAGCCCACCAGAGGTCGGGAGTCAACGGCTGCAAGAAGATCCACATGCCGGTGCTATTGTTCTTCTCCACCGACACCACCATCGACACCCCCGATTCTGCGTACGGCATCGTGAAGTCGACGAAATGAGTTCGATTGGCGAGGATGGTGGTGTCGCCGACCACCGCGTCAAAATTCTGTCCAACGAAAGATTGAACAATTTGACACCGAATTAGGGGTTATATTGCAGCGGAGACCAACCTTAGAGTAGACTTGGTAGACCAAATTGTCGTAGGATTCGTCGGAATTCACCGCCGGGATGTAGTCGAAGGCGACAGGATAGGGAAGCCGATGCATGACCGCCTCGAACACGTCAATGCAGTAGCCAGAGACGTGGGTCTGATTGGTGGTCGGATCGGTCTCCACCTTGACGAACTGGTCGAAACCGTGCTTCAACGGGACGCCGATTCGGAGCCTCTTGCCGTTTGTCGGGATTTCCCAGCCTCTCGGGACATCGGTCTGGCTGCCTGGCCAGACCACGGAATTTAGGACATCGGTGTCGTTGGTGGAGTTTAGCTGCTGCTTTAGGGTTCCGCCTTCCTCCGGCGTCCAGAACCCAATGGTGATTAGCTTTCCACCGTCGACATTGACTATCTCCAACGCCGACGGCTGGAGTTGACCGTCAACAAGCAGGAAATCGCCCGTCAGCCCTTGGAACCGAGTGCGGAGAATAGCGTGCAGAAGTGCTTCCCCTGTTTTGCTGACGCCGAGGCGCCCTAAATCGGTTGAGACGTTTCCGGATTGCGCGGTGCGGTCAATGGACGAGCGCATCAAGGACGGATCCAGCTTCTTCGCCGCCGTCGCCACCGCCCACACCGTGTCGTACGCCCTCAGTTGAATCGTTGATGGATTGGCGACCTGCGCCGCTGGATAGTCTCTCTGAAACCGCCATCGGAAGCGGTTCGTGAAGTTGAGTACTTCCTTGGACCGGTTCACGTACGAGCGGACGCCGATGATGCCGCTCATGGGCATTTTGTCTACCATTTCGAGAACGTCGGAGATGCCGCCGGTGGCGATCCACACGTATCCTGCAGTCATCATGCCTAGCTCCGTCGCCAGTCGAAATATGCGGATTCCCAGGTCAGGCAGCGCGTGGACGACAAAGACCCGCGCGGGCATATCCTTGAGGCGGCGCAGTTCGCGGTCGAGGTCATCATCGGAGGCGGCGGCGGGGATGACAGCGCGGTAGGGAACGCGGACGTAGGCATCCTGCAGGGCGTCAATGAGGGAGGGAACGACGCCGGTGCCGTACTCTGAGTCGGTGTAGACGAGGACGACTTGGCGCCAGGCGAAGTGTCGGACGAGGGCGGCGATGGCGGGGACCTGCACCGAGTCGCTGGGGGTTGCGCGGACGAAGAATGGGGAGCGAAGGGCGGGGCTAGTAGCCGAGAAGGCGACGACGGGCACTCGAGCGCGGTCGCCGAGGTGGACGACGAAGGCAGCCTCGGTGGACGTCCGTGGGCCGACGATGCAAGACACGTGAACGTTCTTCATCAAGTCAACCGCTGCAGGTGTTTCATCACCATCATTTGTGCGTTAGATCGAGCACTGTAAAATCAAAACAAATTTACCTGCGGGTGATTCGCCATTCTTAATTACCTGCTTCTGCTGCTCCAACCGCGCTTGCCTTTGAATCCCTGAGATGAAGAACCACCCTCGTCTTGTTATCCCCATGGGCAGCATAGAAATCGTCGAGTGCCATGGAAATGCTGGTCCAGCTCCTCTTCCCTGTTAGGCTCTCCAGGTCAAGTATGACGCCGACGTCGACCGGCCGCGCCGTCGCCAAATCCTGGGCCAAAACTACACGACGCCGGCCGGAGAAAATGCTGAAGAATAGTGCAGAACAAGagatataaaagagaaggaaacCGAGCCGCTTCTCCATCGAAGCCCACTGCGCCATTCCACCCATCCTTACACGTAGAGGAAGACGATTAGGTGACGGATTTCCTGAAGAGGAGCTGCGGGTCACGGTCGTCGCTGGGCACTGACTTGGATAAACAAAGACGACCTTGGGTCGATGGAGTCCGATACTCCGCTGCGAGAGGTGAGCGTAAAATTGGCAGGGTTTCTCGTGAAGTGAGGGTTGAGTATAAGGACGGTGAGCGGTTTTACTGTGACCGGGGTTGTTCGTGGACGAGTCGCTTGCCGTTAACGCGTCGAGCTGAATGGGGACCGTTGTAACTACGACGAATCTTTAATTGAACCGCTGGTGAAATTATTGGTTCAGGAAAATCGCTGGCACTGTCACAGTGTCGTGTTTTGTTTATGTGTGAATGTGATGGCGGATAGAATAGGACGCAAGTATTAATGAAGTCTGTCCATATAATTATGCGGGGTGACATTTGGCCCGATCCAATCCGGTCAAAGTTGCATCACGGTTTGCCTAAT contains:
- the LOC121998499 gene encoding glutamate receptor 2.7-like, which translates into the protein MGGMAQWASMEKRLGFLLFYISCSALFFSIFSGRRRVVLAQDLATARPVDVGVILDLESLTGKRSWTSISMALDDFYAAHGDNKTRVVLHLRDSKASAVGAAEAAVDLMKNVHVSCIVGPRTSTEAAFVVHLGDRARVPVVAFSATSPALRSPFFVRATPSDSVQVPAIAALVRHFAWRQVVLVYTDSEYGTGVVPSLIDALQDAYVRVPYRAVIPAAASDDDLDRELRRLKDMPARVFVVHALPDLGIRIFRLATELGMMTAGYVWIATGGISDVLEMVDKMPMSGIIGVRSYVNRSKEVLNFTNRFRWRFQRDYPAAQVANPSTIQLRAYDTVWAVATAAKKLDPSLMRSSIDRTAQSGNVSTDLGRLGVSKTGEALLHAILRTRFQGLTGDFLLVDGQLQPSALEIVNVDGGKLITIGFWTPEEGGTLKQQLNSTNDTDVLNSVVWPGSQTDVPRGWEIPTNGKRLRIGVPLKHGFDQFVKVETDPTTNQTHVSGYCIDVFEAVMHRLPYPVAFDYIPAVNSDESYDNLVYQVYSKNFDAVVGDTTILANRTHFVDFTMPYAESGVSMVVSVEKNNSTGMWIFLQPLTPDLWWAIFAVFVLTGFMLWMIERRNIEEFPGTPFQQLGTVFYYVFSIAFFAHAERLTSNLSRFAVIVFSFVVLVLTSSYTASLTSTLTVRQLQPTVTNVDQLLATGAFVGHQDGSYVVGMLERMGIHASKLRNYSTSDQYADALAKGSARGGVDAVFDEIPYLKLFLYQHPDDFTMVGPTYKTDGFGFVFPQGSPLVPDISRAILNATEARELALIESKWFGFPKNSTSKSSGSSSSSLALHDFAGLFVITGVVSAAALIIFLARFIYVERNGLQEAASTETTLWRKTVALLKHYHDVEEPPSCPTSKRDENGALGGDQIPATGSQSPESVSNHSLFSAASGEEGASSSELNSPMAESREAR